A genomic region of Zea mays cultivar B73 chromosome 6, Zm-B73-REFERENCE-NAM-5.0, whole genome shotgun sequence contains the following coding sequences:
- the LOC103629524 gene encoding uncharacterized protein isoform X1, producing the protein MELFPHGGFVRLRSRARDKYVHADVDASGVSLRPLGAAPSVNAVWKPERWPSEGDFLILQGVAYGRYLAVSDKDAPPGHRGVRAVQRDYNSPHAEAPFLWTAFRVDADQNYVRLHNHQRWLRANGRHRYWNNVVTIDTRNASLTTMMQWRVEEIPVSPEPLPLPPPPQQPTIHVSRGLFKRRAKVHPSGRMIQHVRMDDDGFILDNWPDFNFDDYSVSNLRAEVALRQDDENITLCLRAGKHALLIPLITDLPHNTDPLDIIVMPAGSPGENSAAFTVVAACDIHFLIFFSVFFTLYSSCA; encoded by the exons ATGGAGCTCTTCCCTCACGGGGGCTTCGTGCGGCTGCGGAGCCGAGCGCGGGACAAGTACGTCCACGCCGACGTGGacgcgagcggggtctccctgcgCCCGCTCGGCGCCGCACCCTCTGTGAACGCGGTGTGGAAACCGGAGCGTTGGCCCAGCGAAGGGGACTTCTTAATCCTCCAGGGCGTCGCCTACGGCCGGTACCTCGCTGTCTCGGACAAGGACGCGCCGCCCGGCCACCGCGGCGTCCGCGCCGTCCAGCGCGACTACAACTCGCCGCACGCGGAGGCTCCCTTCTTGTGGACGGCCTTTAGGGTGGATGCCGACCAGAACTACGTCCGCTTGCACAACCACCAGCGCTGGCTCCGCGCCAACGGCAGGCATCGCTACTGGAACAACGTCGTCACCATCGATACCAGGAACGCCAGCCTGACCACGATGATGCAGTGGAGGGTCGAGGAAATCCCAGTGAGCCCGGAGCCGCTAccccttccgcctccacctcaACAACCTACG ATTCATGTAAGCCGTGGCCTATTCAAGCGGCGGGCTAAGGTGCATCCATCGGGCCGGATGATCCAGCACGTGCGGATGGACGATGATGGGTTTATTCTTGACAACTGGCCTGATTTCAACTTCGACGACTACTCCGTGTCCAACCTGAGGGCCGAGGTGGCGCTCCGTCAGGATGACGAGAACATCACGTTGTGCCTGCGGGCCGGCAAGCATGCGCTCTTAATCCCGCTTATCACAGACCTGCCTCATAACACAGATCCCCTGGACATCATCGTGATGCCCGCCGGATCACCAGGTGAGAACTCTGCAGCTTTCACAGTAGTTGCTGCATGCGATATCCACTTCTtgatttttttttctgttttttttacacTTTACTCCAGTTGTGCTTGA
- the LOC103629524 gene encoding uncharacterized protein isoform X2, which produces MELFPHGGFVRLRSRARDKYVHADVDASGVSLRPLGAAPSVNAVWKPERWPSEGDFLILQGVAYGRYLAVSDKDAPPGHRGVRAVQRDYNSPHAEAPFLWTAFRVDADQNYVRLHNHQRWLRANGRHRYWNNVVTIDTRNASLTTMMQWRVEEIPVSPEPLPLPPPPQQPTIHVSRGLFKRRAKVHPSGRMIQHVRMDDDGFILDNWPDFNFDDYSVSNLRAEVALRQDDENITLCLRAGKHALLIPLITDLPHNTDPLDIIVMPAGSPGLDALEYPQFDAPEP; this is translated from the exons ATGGAGCTCTTCCCTCACGGGGGCTTCGTGCGGCTGCGGAGCCGAGCGCGGGACAAGTACGTCCACGCCGACGTGGacgcgagcggggtctccctgcgCCCGCTCGGCGCCGCACCCTCTGTGAACGCGGTGTGGAAACCGGAGCGTTGGCCCAGCGAAGGGGACTTCTTAATCCTCCAGGGCGTCGCCTACGGCCGGTACCTCGCTGTCTCGGACAAGGACGCGCCGCCCGGCCACCGCGGCGTCCGCGCCGTCCAGCGCGACTACAACTCGCCGCACGCGGAGGCTCCCTTCTTGTGGACGGCCTTTAGGGTGGATGCCGACCAGAACTACGTCCGCTTGCACAACCACCAGCGCTGGCTCCGCGCCAACGGCAGGCATCGCTACTGGAACAACGTCGTCACCATCGATACCAGGAACGCCAGCCTGACCACGATGATGCAGTGGAGGGTCGAGGAAATCCCAGTGAGCCCGGAGCCGCTAccccttccgcctccacctcaACAACCTACG ATTCATGTAAGCCGTGGCCTATTCAAGCGGCGGGCTAAGGTGCATCCATCGGGCCGGATGATCCAGCACGTGCGGATGGACGATGATGGGTTTATTCTTGACAACTGGCCTGATTTCAACTTCGACGACTACTCCGTGTCCAACCTGAGGGCCGAGGTGGCGCTCCGTCAGGATGACGAGAACATCACGTTGTGCCTGCGGGCCGGCAAGCATGCGCTCTTAATCCCGCTTATCACAGACCTGCCTCATAACACAGATCCCCTGGACATCATCGTGATGCCCGCCGGATCACCAG GTTTAGATGCGTTAGAGTACCCACAGTTTGATGCGCCAGAACCGTAG
- the LOC100191332 gene encoding uncharacterized isoform X1, which produces MKLKQLEGLLGGLTQFSDPKLELEQYATGPHIASRMLYMAENSFNDITGKVVADFGCGCGTLAVASALLDAEHVLGIDIDPQSLELAQENAADLELDIDLVWSDIKNLNLKGVHVDTVVMNPPFGTRRNGADMEFLSMALQVASQAVYSLHKTSTREHIKKAALRGFNAISAEVLCELRYNLPRTYKLHKKKEIDIAVDLWRFVPNAQRRS; this is translated from the exons ATGAAGCTGAAGCAGCTGGAGGGCCTCTTGGGTGGCCTGACCCAGTTCTCCGACCCCAAG CTGGAGCTGGAGCAGTATGCGACGGGCCCTCACATCGCGTCGCGGATGCTCTACATG GCAGAGAATAGTTTCAATGACATAACTGGCAAAGTGGTAGCTGACTTCGGCTGTGGCTGTGGCACTCTGGCTGTGGCGAGTGCTTTACTGGATGCTGA ACATGTTCTTGGTATTGATATTGACCCACAGTCACTTGAACTTGCTCAAGAAAATGCTGCTGATCTGGAG CTGGACATCGATTTAGTTTGGTCTGACATAAAGAACTTAAATCTGAAAG GCGTCCATGTTGATACTGTTGTCATGAATCCTCCCTTTGGTACACGAAGGAATGGAGCAGACATGGAGTTCCTCTCTATGGCCTTGCAG GTTGCTTCTCAAGCTGTCTATTCTCTACACAAGACTTCCACTAGAGAA CATATCAAGAAGGCAGCCTTGCGTGGCTTCAATGCCATCAGTGCGGAGGTTCTATGCGAG CTGCGTTACAATCTACCGCGGACGTACAAGTTGCACAAGAAAAAAGAGATTGACATTGCAGTCGATCTGTGGCGCTTTGTTCCTAACGCCCAACGCCGCAGCTAG
- the LOC100191332 gene encoding uncharacterized isoform X2 translates to MLYMAENSFNDITGKVVADFGCGCGTLAVASALLDAEHVLGIDIDPQSLELAQENAADLELDIDLVWSDIKNLNLKGVHVDTVVMNPPFGTRRNGADMEFLSMALQVASQAVYSLHKTSTREHIKKAALRGFNAISAEVLCELRYNLPRTYKLHKKKEIDIAVDLWRFVPNAQRRS, encoded by the exons ATGCTCTACATG GCAGAGAATAGTTTCAATGACATAACTGGCAAAGTGGTAGCTGACTTCGGCTGTGGCTGTGGCACTCTGGCTGTGGCGAGTGCTTTACTGGATGCTGA ACATGTTCTTGGTATTGATATTGACCCACAGTCACTTGAACTTGCTCAAGAAAATGCTGCTGATCTGGAG CTGGACATCGATTTAGTTTGGTCTGACATAAAGAACTTAAATCTGAAAG GCGTCCATGTTGATACTGTTGTCATGAATCCTCCCTTTGGTACACGAAGGAATGGAGCAGACATGGAGTTCCTCTCTATGGCCTTGCAG GTTGCTTCTCAAGCTGTCTATTCTCTACACAAGACTTCCACTAGAGAA CATATCAAGAAGGCAGCCTTGCGTGGCTTCAATGCCATCAGTGCGGAGGTTCTATGCGAG CTGCGTTACAATCTACCGCGGACGTACAAGTTGCACAAGAAAAAAGAGATTGACATTGCAGTCGATCTGTGGCGCTTTGTTCCTAACGCCCAACGCCGCAGCTAG